In a single window of the Limnohabitans sp. 2KL-27 genome:
- a CDS encoding uroporphyrinogen-III synthase, whose amino-acid sequence MALASASSLAPAPWRVIVTRPGREAVVWAEALQARGVPCETLPLIEIAALPEPEALAQDWQAVPGHLAVMFVSANAVRFFMAARPAGLPMPSCRAWSTGPGTRAALLAAGWPEGLIDSPDEHAPQFDSEALWALVAQRVQAAVAGGPSQPSVLIVRGADPRGQLAGRDWLSLQLESAGLKVLQAVAYVRQAPALTPAQQILVRQAVVDGSAWLFSSSEAAQHLLQACPDLPLAQAWALATHPRIALRLQQSGWGRVDLVPAGLAAQAESIKSLA is encoded by the coding sequence ATGGCGCTGGCGTCTGCAAGTTCTTTGGCCCCAGCCCCTTGGCGGGTGATCGTGACCCGACCCGGGCGCGAGGCCGTGGTCTGGGCCGAGGCCTTGCAGGCGCGCGGTGTCCCTTGCGAGACCTTGCCCCTGATCGAAATCGCTGCCTTGCCCGAGCCCGAGGCTTTGGCGCAAGACTGGCAAGCGGTGCCCGGCCATTTGGCGGTCATGTTTGTCAGCGCCAACGCGGTGCGTTTTTTCATGGCAGCCCGCCCTGCGGGCCTGCCAATGCCCAGCTGCCGTGCTTGGTCGACTGGCCCTGGCACCCGTGCTGCCTTGTTGGCGGCGGGCTGGCCTGAGGGCCTGATCGATTCACCCGATGAGCACGCGCCCCAGTTCGATTCGGAAGCCCTGTGGGCCTTGGTCGCACAGCGGGTGCAGGCGGCCGTGGCCGGTGGCCCATCCCAGCCTTCGGTGCTGATCGTGCGCGGTGCCGATCCCCGGGGTCAGTTGGCCGGGCGCGACTGGCTGTCACTTCAGCTGGAAAGTGCGGGCCTGAAGGTGTTGCAAGCTGTGGCCTATGTGCGCCAGGCGCCCGCGTTGACGCCCGCGCAGCAAATTCTGGTACGGCAGGCCGTGGTTGATGGCAGCGCTTGGCTGTTCAGCAGTTCCGAGGCGGCGCAACACCTCTTGCAGGCCTGCCCCGATCTGCCTTTGGCACAGGCATGGGCGCTGGCCACGCACCCGCGCATTGCGTTGCGGCTGCAGCAGTCGGGCTGGGGGCGGGTGG